AGGGTGGAATGGGGAATGGGAAGGGTTCTCTGGGAGGTCTGGGTTTTGGGGAGGGAAGTGACGCCTTGCTGGCCGTTGTGAACCCAGGTCCGGCGCACGGTGAGGGTGCCCTCTTCCAGGTCCAGGTCCCCCCATTGGAGGCCCAAGACCTCCCCCTTACGCAGGCCCAAGGCCAGGCACAGCCTCAGGGCCAGGGCGGTCCTGGGGTCAGGGTGCTGGTCCAGCGCACTGAGGAGGGCCTGCACCTCCCCATCTTCCAGGGCCCTGCCTGTCCTACCCCCCTGGGGGGCGGCCCTCACCTTCACGGGGGCCACAGGGTTGCGGTGCACCACCTCCAGGCTCAGGGCCTCCTCAAAGAGCTGGAACAGCCTTTGCCGGACCTTGCGCACGGTGCGGGGGGAGAGCTTTGGGGCCAAGGCGTCCAGGGCGGTGCGGATGTGGGTGGGCTGGACCTCTTGGAGCCGCATTTGGCCCAAGGGGTCGGGAAGGTGGGGTTCCTTCAGGGAGGGGAGGGCGTAGCCCAGTTCTTGGCGGTAGAGGTGCAGGGTGCGGTCCCGCACCTCCTGGGCCTTGCGGTGAAGCCACCCTTCCGCCCATTCCCGGAGGGTGATGGCCCTGGGATCGGCCAGGAGGCCTTTGTGGTAGCGGGCCACCTGCTCCGAGAGCCAAACCTCCGCCTCCTTACGGGTTGGAAAGTAGGCGGTGATGCGCTTGGGCCTGCCCGTGTCCGGGTCGAAGCCCACGTGGAGCTCGGCACACCACCGCCCCGAAGCCTTGTGCCGGTACACCGTGCCCGTGCCCTTGCCTCTGCGTTTGGGCATGCTCACCTCCTCTCTTGGGGTAAGTCCTTGCCTTGTTTCCCCTGGGGGATGTGCTTTCAGGAAGCGCCACCCCTTTTTTCACCACTTGTCCCAAGCTCCTAGGGGAGTGGTCTAAGGCACGCTGTAGCCACCGCTCAGCCTGGCTAAGGCCACATCCGTGTTCCGGAAGGTAGCCTCGCTGATGCTCGTCCAAGATTCGCCCACTCTGGTGAAAATGGGATTGTCCACGCCCCTTACCCCCGCAACAACCTCATACTGGACCGTGGTACCTGTGAGCCAGGCGTAGCCCAGTTGGCTTTCCAGGTTGGGG
Above is a genomic segment from Thermus thermamylovorans containing:
- a CDS encoding tyrosine-type recombinase/integrase gives rise to the protein MPKRRGKGTGTVYRHKASGRWCAELHVGFDPDTGRPKRITAYFPTRKEAEVWLSEQVARYHKGLLADPRAITLREWAEGWLHRKAQEVRDRTLHLYRQELGYALPSLKEPHLPDPLGQMRLQEVQPTHIRTALDALAPKLSPRTVRKVRQRLFQLFEEALSLEVVHRNPVAPVKVRAAPQGGRTGRALEDGEVQALLSALDQHPDPRTALALRLCLALGLRKGEVLGLQWGDLDLEEGTLTVRRTWVHNGQQGVTSLPKTQTSQRTLPIPHSTLERLRRYREWWKERLGGPPPSDAWVFPGNRGGRPLDLNALNHTLRRLAQRLGLGRIRVHDLRHTYGSLLLSRGASVEVVSERMGHANPTITLAVYRHILERERREWILDPEDLVAPKAQA